The Chloroflexota bacterium genomic interval GTAGCCCGCTCCATGATCTGTTTATTCGTTTTGCTGGACAGCACCACCTTCGCCCCCAGCGCATTTAGAAAGCCGATAAACAACGGGGCGTAGTCATATACCAGTAGCGCCCTGGGGATTCCCACTGATGGACTGCCGTCGCTCTCTTTGTATCCCGCCAGCAGCAGCCTCTCTCGCACATCAAAGGCGGTTTCCACTCTTTCGCGGCTGACGGTGCTGTCATACTTGTCGCACCGGCTGCCATAGAAGGTGGGCTTCTCGTGAGGTATCTCCAGGCGGCTGATGGTGCAGTTGTTCTCACACCCCTTGCAGGTGAAAGTGGCCAGGTTATGGTCACTCTCGATCACTTTGCGCAGTCCCTTGAACTTCGAGGTTCTGCCCTCCATCTCCTCCTTCGCCAGCAGCGCCACGCCTATAGCCCCGCTGACCTCTTTGTGCTCCGGAACGATAATTGTTCTCTCTGGCAGTGCTTCCTTGAAAGCAGAGACCACAGCGTCGTTGTAGAACACGGCGCCGGTCAAGATCACCTTACTGCCCAGCTTCCTGGTTTCTACCACCTTGGAGAGATAGTTCCCGGCAATCGAGTTGGCCAGGCTGGCAGCTATAACTGGCAGCAGGACGCCCTCTTGCTGGGCTGAGGCCACCGCTTGCCCCATAAAGGCAGCGCACCTTGTCCCCAGATCAATGGTATGCGGGGCTTCGAAGGCTAGCTGGGCGAATTCGCCGTTCTGAACATGTACACCCAGTTGTTCCGCCAGTTCATCGATAAAGCTGCCCGTGCCCGCAGCGCACGCCTTGTTCATCTGATAATCAACGACCACGCCGTTCCGCTTGATGACCAGCTTTGAATCTTGCCCCCCTATCTCGATAATGTCCGCCTCGGCGTCCAGTTCGGCGGCAGCCCTTGTCTGAGCCGTGATCTCGTTCTTGATCAGGTCCGCACCAATAAGGCTGCCAATAAGGTATCTTCCTGAACCGGTCACCCCGGCGCTGGCTATGTTAGCGTAATCGCCGACGTCTCGCAGAATGTTGCGAAAGACCTGCTTCACAGCATCGATCGGCCTTCCGGCGGTCATCAGGTAGCTCTTGGCTACCACCGTCTTGCCGGTTTCATCCAGTATCACTGCCTTCGTGCTGGTGGAGCCAACATCGACCCCAAGATGACCGGCAAAAGGCGCAGTTATCGTCGGCGCTGCCCAGTGGCCATCGGGCGCGATGTCTTTCTTCAGTGCCGGCATTTCAAAGCAGAACTGCCTCACCTCGTCTCCCGCAAAGGCCGTCACCCTGCAAGTCCTGTTGGACTCTCTCGCCAGCACCGCCGCCCCTAAAGCCTCGATGTGGAGGTAATTTTCGGGGATGGCGATATTTACCTGATAGCCATTTCTGGCGGAGAGCGCCTCTTTGAGGGCCTTCAAGATAGCGCCGTTGGCAGCCACGCCGCCAACAAAGTAGATTGGCTCGTCGAAGTCCCCTTTCTTCAGCGAGACAACCATGCGGGCGATGCTGCCACAGAGAGCATAAAGCATGGCTGCCATCGGCACGCCCTTCTGCTGTAGGTGGATAAGGTCGGTCTTGGCAAAAACGCTGCACCTGGCGGCTATCCTCGGGGCAACGTCTTCAAACTCCAGTGCCAGACGGGAGAAGTCTTCCAGGCTGATCCCCAGCCTGTATGCCTGCTGCTCCAGAAACCTGCCGGTGCCGGCAGCGCACAGTGGATTTGATACCACCTTCCAGGGCTTTCTCAGACCATCCTCTAGAGTGATCACAAAGGAGCTTTGACCGCCAATCTGGATGATGGTTTTCGCTCCCGGGTGGGAGCGCAGCAGTCCAGAAGCGATAGCCAGTGAACTGCTGTATTCCGCCCAGTTCAGCTCTTTGGGTATTATGCCCCTGCCCGAGCCGGATGCCCCGGCAGTGGAGATGTCCTGAAGGTTGAAGTCCTTGCCCAGCCTGGCCAGTAGCGAAGCGACTGCGTACCTTGGGCTGGAGGTTATCTTTTCGCTATCAAGCAGGGCCGTCTTACCATCACCGCCGAGTAGCGCTAGCTTGACAGCGACGGAGCCAATATCTATACCCAGAGAGTAGCTCATTTTGCGTCGTGCAAATCTAACCTTCCTTGAGGCAGGCTTTCAAGGATTATACCACGCACGGCCTGGATGTGTCACCGATTTGATGCCGTCCGAGATCAACCATTCAGATCACAGTGCTCTCCATGTCATTGCGAGGTCGCCGCAGGCGACCGTGGCAATCCCGGGGTAGCGGATAGGTTGGAGCATCTGCACTCACCATTATGTAGATGTGGGACAGGACTTCAGTTCCGTCTGCCTGGTTCGCGCGGGGTCTAAGAAAGGGAGTCCGTAAGGTGGGCTCGGCCAGTCATTTTCCGCTTCGTAATTGGATAACCTGACCCTGGACAAGTTATATGAGGCAAGCCTTTGTTTGGGCGCTTTGGTACTTTGGTTGCTTCTACGTTTACTTTTATTTCCATCCCACAATAGGGGCACTCTATTACTTTAGTATTTGCTTTGGCCATTTCGTTCCCTTTTCTTCAAAGGTCAAGTCAATGTGATATATCAAGCTTATCGGACACAAGGCCAGCCAAATATTGGATTCCTTCTGGAACAGACTTGAAAGTTGAAAGCAACATCTCGTTGCGGTCAGTTTTTAGTAGGATTTCCACCTGCGATACTCGTTGAGGAATAGTAGTCACATCCATATCCAACACTTCTGCTACTTGTTTGCGTAAGACCGGCATTAACGGATTTGTGATGTCAGTTATGATTTGCTGCTTCAAAAGCTCGTCCATTGAGGAAAAGGTTTCCCAAGCTTTAACAGAAGCAGGTCGGTCTTTTTCAGCCCAGTTGAAGTTAATGTTATACTTTGTAAGCGCGGTAACAAATTCAGAGAAGGGTACTTCAATGACTTCCACACCGAAGCTCTTTATAAGTGCGACCGATGGTTTAGACCATCGTCCTGCCAGAATTGCAATGGATTTACGAATTGTAGGGAAGGTTTTCCGCAGGTTATAATGTGCAACACATAGCCAACTGCCTTTGTCGCGATTGTGCTTAGTATATCTGATGTACTTTGGGTCAACGATTACAAGCGGGTCTTCATTCTTGTTGAATATAACAGCATCAATCTGATAAACGTTACCGGTGCCGTTCTTCATCTTCCGCGGGCCTATTGTACATCCCCTGGCGTTGACATCGGCGACTAGACCTTCAACGATGGCGCGCTCAAAGAGTGTCCCTATGGCCTCCCCAAATGCGGCTGCTGCATTAGTCGGCATCGGCTTTTCCCTCCCTATTATTTAGTCAGAGTCACGATGCTTTCACGCAGAGGCACTCTGTGCCTTTGACTATTATTGGCCCACTTTTCCCCACGTGTTCTGATAACTTCAAGGTCATAATCTCGAAAACCAACAGACAGACCTAATCGTCCAATAATCTCGTCGGTGGCAATATGAACTCCATAAGGCGCGGAATCTCCCAACACGAGAACAAATTGTGCTTTTGGTTTGAGCACCCTGAATGCCCCTTGGATCACTTTAAGCATATCCTCAAAATATCCTGCGGTAACGCTATCATATGTCTTTTTCCCAGGTTTGACCTTTCTCATCTCGGCAAGCGATTCAATAATTGTTTCTAGCTCGGCATGTACTTCGGGGTCAACGGCTTCAATGTTTGGACAGTTACGAGTTCCGTTCATCTGGGTAATTCTAACTTGGGTAGTTGCAGCCATTATCAAGTGATCTCTAACTTCCCTCGTTATGTCCCCCCAGTTCTGGTAAATCCCCCAAAAATAGGTCTCTAATCGTGTTCTGTCAGCATAATCATAATTATTCATATAAGGTGGGGATGTAACGATCAAATCAACGCTTTCTGGTATGAGGTATTCATCGAAATGCCGAGCATCGCCCCGCTCTACTCTGTAAGATGCTAGCGTAGGGTATAAATACTGTACCACCCGCACGTCATTCATCATCATAACGCATGTCTTTTCAAAGGCTTGCATGGCATCGTGGTCAACAACTTTGGCCTGATACTTACTAGGAGCGATGTATGGCCAACCTGCCCCTGCCGTTGTCGCAATCCGCAACGTAGCAGTCAATGCAAGTTTAAGGAAATCAATGCAAGGTGTATTCTGATTCTCCGCCAAGAGCAATCGGCGCAAGGCAGCCAATTTTCTCAAGTTGTCACCGGTAAAGCATTTATAGACCAAATCTGGCCATAGTCCCTCAATGTCAATCTCGTTTGCGAGAATGTAAGCATCCTGCAATAGGTGCCGTAGGCACTCGTCGATAGTTTCTAGGTCGTGAAGAACAAAAAGCTTAACCATTGAGACCCAATAGACAAATGGATGAGCCTCTACCCCGAATGAAGGTATTCCCAGGAGTCGCGCAGTCAAACTAGTAGTGCCTGTTCCGAGAAACGGGTCAGCGACAAGTGATTCACCATTAAGATGGTTTTCTGCAATCTTGGCCGAGACCAGTTTGTGTGAATACCCTGCGGGATATGCAAACCATCTATGGATCGGCGACCTCAGAGAATCATGGAAAGAGCCGTAGTCATGCAAGGGATGACGCACAGACAACTTCGTGGCCTGTGCTGCTGGTCTGGTATCTTCTGGCATAGTATACCTCTAACTTCACAAACTCAAGCCGACTCTTGGCCATTTATAGCCATTCCACTGTACCACGATACGCTAGAGCATCTTCTTCTGCTCGCTCTGGCGAGGTTCCTTCCAATAAGGGCTATGGCATTTAGGACAAACCTTCGGCTCCTTGTCCGGATCACGTGGAATCCATTCGTGCGCACACCGCGAGCAGCGGAACAGCCAGACATTTCTCTGTTCTCGGTACATGGCCATAATATATCACTAATACTGTATGGTGTCAAGTGTGTTGTTGTCAATATATCACGTGTATTGACGCCAACGTCTTCAACTTCAAGGGCCACTATGTAACCAAGATGCAGAGACAGAGTTCAGCTCTCTCCGCCTGGTTCGTAGGGATCCGAGGAACCCTGCCTATTCTCCGTGCCCCTATTGTCTACGCTCCGCCTGGCTTATGGCGACGACCGGTCTTCTTCTTTGGGGTTTGGCCGCTTCCTGGGGATGTAGCTTCGTTAGTGGGCAGAAACACCGCCTCTGCTCCCTCCTCGTATCGGGGATAAGAGCCGAAGACCTTGAAAAGGGAGGTCTTGGCCTTCACCCTGCTCAGCACCCGACTGATAACGGGGTCTTTGCGATGTCCTTCCAGATCCACAAGGAAGACGTACTTGCCCAGGCTTTCCTTCGAGGGACGGGATTCTACCTTTGCCAGATTGATATGGCAATCGGCGAACTCCTTCAGCACGTCATGAAGCAGTCCAGGTCGGTCCTCATCAAAAGAGAAGCAAAGGGACGTCTTGTCGCGACCTGTCGGCGGGTGGTCTTGTCGGGCCAGGACGACGAAGCGGGTGAGGTTCGGAGAGCGGTCCTGGATATTTCTGGCCAGTATCTCTGATCCGTATATCTCGGCTGCCCGCTGGTTGCCAATGGCAGCCGCCGGGGTGGGGGAGGACATCATCTGCTCTACGGCTGCTGTAGTGCTGAGTGCTGCCACCACCTGGGCTTTCGGGAAGCACCGCTCCAGGAAACGGCGGCATTGGGCCAAGGCTTGAGGGTGGGAAAAAACAGCCTCTATTTGCAGAGCTGTGGTTCCTGGCTTAACTAGCAGGTGGTGTTCGATAGGAAGCACCAGTTCCCTCCGGATGAGGAGCTTTGACTCATGGATGAGAAGGTCCAGAGTATCGGTCACCGATCCTTCCAGGCTGTTCTCAATAGCCACCACCCCCTGTTCTGCCAGACCGGTTTCCACAGCGGCAGCCACAGCCGGAACACTGTAAAAGGGAACCAGCTCGGCTTTGTCGTCGTATTTCAGAGCAGCTTCCTCAGAGAAAGTGCCGGGCGGCCCCAGGTAAGCTAGCTTCCTTGCCATCTTTAGTTTCCACCCAGAACGGCACGCAACTTTTGTTCTGTATCAGCATTAGCCACGGCAATCACCCACTCCTCATTTTAAGAGGAGACATCTCGGCTATTATATCAATAACCTTGATCTTTGCAAAAGCACTAAACCCCTTTCTCCGCAACGGCCATGAGAGCGTCTGCTTGTTAATTCATGCCTCAGGGGTTATCATTATCCTAGCGTGATGCCCCTGTAGCTCAGGTGGATAGAGCACCAGCCTCCGGAGCTGGGTGCGGGCGTTCGAGTCGCCCCAGGGGCGTTTTATTTGCAGTTAGGGCAGGTATCGAAGAAGTCTTCAGGAAGGTTCGACTTCTTCCTGATGTATTCCAGTTGCTTTTCCGGTGCGAAGTAGTTCCCGCACACTTTGCATTTCTTAAGCTTGAAGTCTACCTTCCAGTTGTGTATCGTCCGGATGTCGCCCTTGTCTTCCATCTTGATGCACTTGGTAGGGCAGATGAAGACACAGGAGCCGCAACCTATGCAATCGGGGGCTGTCTCCAGAAAAGGTGCGGCCACCTCGCGATTGACTCCCCGGTTAACCAGGCTGATGGCGCTGGTGCCCACTACTTCTCGACAGGCGCGAACACACAGCCCACAGAGAATGCATTCGTTTTTCTCCAGATACTCTGGCTTAAACGATGGTTTCTCCACCCCCATCTTTCGCGCCAGATCCTCTATCACCTTTACCCCTGAGCACCTCGCCAGCAGTAGCTCCATGAGCATCTTGCGGTTGGCCATTACCCTTTCGGAGGCGGTATTGATCACCAGGCCTTCCTCAATGGGGTACAGGCATGAGGTCACCAGTCTGGTGTGACCGTTCTTGCTAATCTCCACCAGACAAAGGCGACAAGCCCCATAAGGCTCGACTCCCTCATTGTAGCAGAGGGTAGGTATGTCAATACCATTATCCCTGGCTACCTCCAGGATAGTTTGCCCTTGTTCAGCCTGCAGCTTGCGCCCATCGATGGTTAAGTTGACCAGGTCTTTCATTTCACTCCCACCGCTCCCATTTTGCAGATATCATAGCAAGTCCCGCACTTGATGCACTTCTCCTGGTTCAAGATGACCGGCTTCTTCTTTGCCACAAAGGTGATGGCCTCCGTGGGGCATGGCTTAACGCACAGACCGCAGCCCGGGCATTTCTCGTCAATGATGAAGTAGGTGATTAGCGCCTTACATACTCCCGCAGGGCAGCGTCCCTCTCTTATGTGTGCCTCATACTCCTCCCTAAAGTAGCGGATAGTGGTTAATACAGGGTTAGCCGCCGTACTTCCCAAAGCGCATAGGGAACTGTCTCTGAGTGTGGCGCACAGCCGTTCGAGTAGGTCAATGTCCTCCTGTCTCCCTTTTCCTTTGGTGATGTCGGTCAGGATCTCCAGCATCCGCTTCAGCCCTTCGCGGCAGGGAAGACATTTGCCACAGGATTCCTCTTGCAGGAATCCCACGAAATACTTGGCCAAATCCACCATACAGGTTCTCTCATCCGTCACAATCATGCCGCCTGAGCCCATCATCGAGCCAGCGCGAGTCAGTTCATCAAAGTCTACTGGCAGGTCAAGCAGACTCTCAGGGATAACCCCTCCTGAAGGACCACCGGTTTGCACAGCTTTGAATTTCTTGCCGCCTTGGATACCACCGCCGATGTCATATACTATTTCTCTCAAGGTCATGCCCATAGGGACTTCCACCAGACCAGTATTATTGACCTTGCCCACCAGGGAGAAGATCTTTGTCCCCTTACTTCCTTCAGTGCCAATTCTGTTGAACCAGTCGGC includes:
- the pheA gene encoding prephenate dehydratase codes for the protein MARKLAYLGPPGTFSEEAALKYDDKAELVPFYSVPAVAAAVETGLAEQGVVAIENSLEGSVTDTLDLLIHESKLLIRRELVLPIEHHLLVKPGTTALQIEAVFSHPQALAQCRRFLERCFPKAQVVAALSTTAAVEQMMSSPTPAAAIGNQRAAEIYGSEILARNIQDRSPNLTRFVVLARQDHPPTGRDKTSLCFSFDEDRPGLLHDVLKEFADCHINLAKVESRPSKESLGKYVFLVDLEGHRKDPVISRVLSRVKAKTSLFKVFGSYPRYEEGAEAVFLPTNEATSPGSGQTPKKKTGRRHKPGGA
- a CDS encoding 2Fe-2S iron-sulfur cluster binding domain-containing protein, with product MVNLTIDGRKLQAEQGQTILEVARDNGIDIPTLCYNEGVEPYGACRLCLVEISKNGHTRLVTSCLYPIEEGLVINTASERVMANRKMLMELLLARCSGVKVIEDLARKMGVEKPSFKPEYLEKNECILCGLCVRACREVVGTSAISLVNRGVNREVAAPFLETAPDCIGCGSCVFICPTKCIKMEDKGDIRTIHNWKVDFKLKKCKVCGNYFAPEKQLEYIRKKSNLPEDFFDTCPNCK
- a CDS encoding site-specific DNA-methyltransferase, which translates into the protein MPEDTRPAAQATKLSVRHPLHDYGSFHDSLRSPIHRWFAYPAGYSHKLVSAKIAENHLNGESLVADPFLGTGTTSLTARLLGIPSFGVEAHPFVYWVSMVKLFVLHDLETIDECLRHLLQDAYILANEIDIEGLWPDLVYKCFTGDNLRKLAALRRLLLAENQNTPCIDFLKLALTATLRIATTAGAGWPYIAPSKYQAKVVDHDAMQAFEKTCVMMMNDVRVVQYLYPTLASYRVERGDARHFDEYLIPESVDLIVTSPPYMNNYDYADRTRLETYFWGIYQNWGDITREVRDHLIMAATTQVRITQMNGTRNCPNIEAVDPEVHAELETIIESLAEMRKVKPGKKTYDSVTAGYFEDMLKVIQGAFRVLKPKAQFVLVLGDSAPYGVHIATDEIIGRLGLSVGFRDYDLEVIRTRGEKWANNSQRHRVPLRESIVTLTK